Proteins from one Bacillus thuringiensis genomic window:
- a CDS encoding CPBP family intramembrane glutamic endopeptidase has protein sequence MKKKDMNWKDQDPWGLKEFLLMMLLEFVFVIGCIKFLVKPIYFQWFNNELYSGTLTGLTIAIVLVLGVYFMVLRPKKLSWSEVGIRSFSIKSWKFILLLTIMLLVGDVIVMVLTSFIGNSYENSKTEAIQQSVNFFTVLIAFVSAAIISPIYEEIFYRGFLYRWLRTRFGMIGAILLSSLIFTIVHIPTYNAMPVNFLSGIVFAWAYERTNSIWPSVIIHGLTNGIMVLLTAMG, from the coding sequence ATGAAGAAAAAGGACATGAATTGGAAGGACCAAGACCCTTGGGGATTAAAAGAATTTCTATTAATGATGCTACTCGAATTTGTATTTGTTATAGGATGCATAAAATTCTTAGTAAAACCTATTTATTTTCAGTGGTTTAACAATGAGTTATATTCAGGAACTTTAACAGGATTAACAATCGCGATTGTTTTAGTTTTAGGTGTATATTTTATGGTCCTTCGTCCAAAGAAACTTTCTTGGAGCGAAGTGGGAATTAGGTCGTTCTCTATAAAGAGCTGGAAATTTATTCTCTTATTAACTATTATGTTACTAGTTGGTGATGTAATAGTAATGGTGCTTACTAGCTTTATTGGGAATTCTTATGAGAACAGTAAAACTGAGGCGATACAGCAAAGTGTAAATTTCTTCACTGTTCTTATTGCTTTCGTTTCTGCGGCGATCATTTCACCGATATATGAAGAGATATTTTATCGTGGTTTTTTATATCGATGGCTACGTACACGTTTTGGTATGATAGGGGCTATTTTGCTAAGCTCATTAATCTTTACAATTGTCCACATTCCAACTTATAATGCGATGCCTGTAAACTTCTTGAGTGGTATAGTCTTTGCATGGGCGTATGAACGAACCAATTCAATTTGGCCGTCAGTTATCATTCATGGTCTAACTAATGGAATTATGGTTCTGCTGACAGCGATGGGATAG